In a genomic window of candidate division WOR-3 bacterium:
- the rpsE gene encoding 30S ribosomal protein S5: MRDITTVDTETVQPEPELIERVINIKRISKVMKGGKRMRISATVVVGDGKGQVGVGHGKAVEVAAAVRKAAVQAQKQMVKIGFRGHTIPHETWGKFGASKVLVKPAAPGTGLIACPQVRAVLEAAGLSDALSKAFGSRNHYNTAKATILALQKLRTIDMTAQARNKPIRHFVERRQDEKVESPAG; the protein is encoded by the coding sequence TTGAGAGACATTACCACTGTTGATACCGAAACGGTTCAGCCTGAACCGGAACTGATTGAGCGGGTAATCAATATCAAGCGTATTTCCAAGGTGATGAAGGGCGGCAAGCGGATGCGGATTTCAGCAACGGTTGTGGTCGGCGATGGCAAGGGGCAGGTCGGGGTCGGCCATGGGAAGGCGGTTGAAGTAGCGGCGGCAGTGCGTAAGGCGGCGGTGCAGGCGCAGAAACAGATGGTGAAAATTGGCTTCCGGGGGCATACGATTCCTCACGAAACTTGGGGAAAGTTCGGTGCCAGCAAAGTGCTGGTCAAGCCGGCAGCGCCGGGAACTGGCCTGATCGCCTGTCCGCAGGTGCGGGCGGTGCTTGAGGCGGCGGGTTTAAGCGATGCCCTGAGCAAGGCATTCGGTTCCCGGAACCACTATAATACCGCCAAGGCGACCATTCTGGCACTGCAGAAACTGCGGACGATTGACATGACCGCTCAGGCACGCAACAAGCCGATCCGTCATTTTGTGGAAAGAAGGCAGGATGAAAAGGTTGAAAGTCCGGCTGGTTAA
- the rpmD gene encoding 50S ribosomal protein L30 translates to MKRLKVRLVKSLIDEKEEHKRTARALGLRRVGAEREHEDTPVIRGMIFQIRHLVEVEEL, encoded by the coding sequence ATGAAAAGGTTGAAAGTCCGGCTGGTTAAGAGCTTGATTGACGAGAAGGAAGAGCACAAGCGCACCGCCCGGGCGCTCGGTCTGCGCCGGGTCGGGGCGGAACGGGAGCATGAGGATACTCCGGTGATCCGCGGGATGATATTCCAGATCAGGCATCTGGTGGAAGTGGAGGAACTGTGA
- the rplO gene encoding 50S ribosomal protein L15, translating to MKLSELKPAPGAKRRKKRVGCGPGSGHGKTSCRGHKGAGQHSAPEFDARFEGGQMPFYRRIPKRGFQNPTRVEYSVVNLDDLAELGADNVTIELLLERKLVRRGMPVKVLGRGGISRPITVTAHAFSESARQKIEAAGGKAVLLQPQGTEEGK from the coding sequence GTGAAGTTAAGTGAGCTGAAACCGGCACCAGGGGCAAAAAGGCGCAAGAAAAGGGTAGGTTGCGGTCCGGGCTCGGGGCATGGCAAGACCTCCTGCCGGGGGCATAAGGGTGCAGGCCAGCATTCGGCTCCGGAGTTTGATGCCCGGTTTGAAGGCGGACAGATGCCCTTCTACCGTCGAATTCCGAAGCGCGGTTTCCAGAATCCGACCCGGGTGGAATACAGCGTGGTTAATCTGGATGATCTGGCTGAACTGGGTGCGGATAATGTTACGATTGAACTGCTTCTGGAGCGGAAACTGGTGCGGCGCGGCATGCCGGTAAAGGTGCTCGGCCGGGGGGGGATCAGCCGTCCGATTACAGTAACTGCCCACGCCTTTTCTGAATCAGCAAGGCAGAAGATTGAGGCTGCCGGGGGTAAGGCGGTTCTGCTGCAACCGCAAGGGACCGAGGAAGGAAAGTAA
- the secY gene encoding preprotein translocase subunit SecY produces the protein MTGGVTGVFKIPDLRKKILFTLAMVVVYRLGTHIPVPGINAQALGWVLSQLQGTVFGLYDIFVGGALSRASVFALGVMPYISASIVFQLLGSVFPFLEKLQRDEEGRKKLNQYTRYATVGLAIIQAASIAVYLESQPPTEFGPIVLQPGLFFRLMTIFTLTAGTIFVMWLGEQITDRGIGNGISFIILIGCLDSTPQDFARTFQQARISSWLWLLIVAALVFVVYAAVVLMTMAIRKIPVQYPKRIVGRRMYGGQSTHIPLRLITAGVIPIIFAQSLIVFPSTFATFLKLPFLEWLQRYLSPGGWLYNLLYAVLIVFFTYFYTSIVFNPRDLADNMQRYGGFIPGIRPGEKTAAYIDRSLSLLTLPGALFLVVIALLPWLLMSAFRVPFYFGGTTLLIIVGVALDTLQQIEAHLVMRHYEGLVKGGKFLGRRFG, from the coding sequence TTGACCGGCGGTGTAACTGGCGTCTTCAAAATTCCCGATCTGCGGAAAAAGATTCTCTTTACGCTGGCAATGGTGGTGGTATACCGTCTGGGTACCCATATCCCGGTTCCCGGAATTAATGCCCAGGCGCTCGGCTGGGTTCTCTCCCAGCTGCAGGGCACGGTCTTCGGACTTTACGATATCTTTGTTGGCGGTGCTTTGTCTCGGGCATCAGTGTTTGCCCTCGGGGTGATGCCCTACATTTCGGCGTCAATCGTATTTCAGCTCCTCGGTTCGGTCTTCCCGTTTCTGGAGAAGTTACAGCGGGATGAAGAGGGAAGAAAGAAACTCAATCAGTATACCCGCTATGCCACGGTCGGTCTGGCGATCATTCAGGCCGCAAGCATTGCGGTCTATCTTGAGTCTCAGCCGCCGACCGAGTTCGGGCCGATTGTGCTTCAGCCCGGGCTGTTTTTCCGGCTGATGACGATCTTTACCCTGACCGCTGGGACGATTTTTGTGATGTGGCTCGGCGAGCAGATTACCGACCGGGGTATCGGCAACGGCATCTCCTTCATCATTCTCATCGGCTGTCTTGACAGTACGCCTCAGGATTTTGCCCGGACCTTCCAGCAGGCGCGGATCAGCTCCTGGCTCTGGCTGCTGATCGTTGCGGCGCTGGTGTTTGTGGTCTATGCGGCGGTTGTGCTGATGACGATGGCGATCCGTAAGATTCCGGTTCAGTATCCGAAGCGGATTGTCGGCCGGCGGATGTACGGAGGTCAGAGTACCCACATCCCGCTCCGGCTGATCACCGCGGGCGTGATTCCGATCATCTTTGCCCAGAGCCTGATTGTCTTTCCTTCGACCTTTGCCACATTTTTGAAACTGCCCTTCCTTGAGTGGCTGCAGCGTTATCTTTCACCGGGCGGCTGGCTCTACAATCTGCTGTATGCGGTGTTGATAGTTTTCTTCACCTACTTTTACACCTCGATCGTGTTCAATCCGCGTGATTTGGCCGATAACATGCAGCGCTACGGCGGTTTCATTCCCGGAATCCGGCCCGGGGAAAAGACCGCTGCCTATATTGACCGCAGCCTGTCGCTGCTGACCCTGCCCGGGGCACTGTTTCTGGTGGTGATTGCCCTCCTGCCCTGGCTGCTGATGAGTGCCTTCCGCGTGCCGTTCTACTTCGGGGGCACCACGCTTTTGATTATCGTCGGCGTGGCACTTGATACCCTCCAGCAGATTGAAGCCCATCTGGTGATGCGGCACTACGAAGGGCTGGTCAAGGGTGGCAAGTTTCTGGGCCGGCGCTTCGGATAA
- a CDS encoding thymidine phosphorylase has translation MDFLSLLRRKQARGRLRAEEIAWLVDSYVKGEIPDYQMAAWLMAVYLRGLDKSETVTLTRAIMNSGVILDLSAIPGPKIDKHSTGGVGDKVSLVLSPLVAACGVVVPMISGRSLGHTGGTLDKLESIPGFRTNLTVAEFRAALEKNGVALAGQTDELCPADRKLYALRDVTGTVDSIPLIAASIMSKKLAEGIDGLVLDVKTGRGAFMSTRRQARKLARLMIEIGSALGCRVRALLTSMSQPLGRAVGNALEVREAIATLRGDGPEDLLEVTLTLGSEMLLLAGLAQKPQQARRLLLRALHQGRGLEKFRAVIATQGGDPAVVDNPDLLPQARYQQPVYATGSGYVKSIDALEVGLLGLEIGLGRKKLDDVIDPGAGFIFLKKVGELVKKGETVAVVHAGTLQLAEKTGAALAQCFTYSDRKVEPEELVLERLGDVEERRKVRKVLRLRQRYSGSQAASLKVQDQRPD, from the coding sequence GTGGACTTCCTGAGTCTGCTCCGGCGCAAACAGGCACGGGGCAGACTGCGGGCGGAGGAAATCGCCTGGCTGGTGGACAGCTATGTCAAAGGTGAGATTCCGGACTACCAGATGGCCGCCTGGCTGATGGCGGTCTATCTGCGTGGACTGGACAAGTCGGAAACGGTTACCCTGACCCGGGCGATCATGAACTCGGGTGTGATTCTGGATCTGAGTGCCATTCCGGGTCCGAAGATTGACAAACACTCCACCGGCGGTGTCGGTGACAAGGTCTCGCTGGTGCTGTCGCCACTGGTTGCCGCCTGCGGGGTCGTGGTGCCGATGATTTCGGGAAGAAGCCTTGGTCACACCGGCGGCACGCTGGACAAACTGGAGTCGATTCCCGGCTTCCGGACCAATCTTACAGTGGCGGAATTCCGGGCCGCGCTGGAGAAAAACGGGGTGGCGCTCGCCGGGCAGACTGACGAGCTCTGTCCGGCGGACCGCAAGCTTTACGCCCTGCGGGATGTTACCGGTACGGTGGATTCGATACCGCTGATTGCTGCCAGTATCATGTCCAAGAAGCTGGCAGAAGGAATTGACGGGCTGGTGCTGGATGTCAAGACGGGCCGGGGGGCGTTCATGTCAACCCGGCGCCAGGCGCGCAAGCTCGCCCGGCTGATGATTGAGATCGGCAGTGCCCTGGGGTGCCGGGTGCGGGCACTCCTGACCAGCATGTCTCAGCCCCTAGGCCGGGCAGTCGGCAATGCACTTGAGGTCCGGGAGGCGATCGCTACGCTCCGGGGTGACGGTCCTGAAGACCTGCTCGAGGTGACGTTGACGCTCGGCAGTGAGATGTTGCTTCTGGCCGGTCTCGCTCAGAAACCGCAGCAGGCGCGGCGGCTGCTGCTGCGGGCGCTGCATCAGGGCAGGGGGCTGGAAAAGTTCCGGGCGGTGATTGCGACGCAGGGAGGTGATCCGGCGGTGGTAGACAATCCTGATCTGCTGCCCCAGGCCCGATATCAGCAGCCGGTATATGCCACCGGTTCAGGTTATGTCAAGTCAATCGATGCCCTCGAGGTCGGACTGCTGGGGCTGGAGATCGGTCTTGGCCGGAAGAAACTTGATGATGTCATCGACCCCGGAGCGGGTTTCATCTTTCTCAAGAAGGTTGGCGAACTGGTGAAGAAGGGGGAGACGGTGGCGGTGGTGCATGCCGGCACCCTGCAGTTGGCGGAGAAGACAGGAGCGGCACTGGCACAATGTTTCACCTATTCTGACCGGAAGGTGGAGCCGGAGGAACTAGTGCTGGAACGGCTGGGGGATGTAGAGGAAAGGCGGAAGGTGAGGAAAGTGCTCAGACTGCGCCAGCGTTATTCCGGATCACAAGCAGCTTCCCTTAAGGTTCAGGACCAGAGACCAGATTGA
- a CDS encoding AAA family ATPase: protein MKELEVVADPTIQSRVQELLQPRFYGSGVRRVKLIQTHTSWVFIAGEFAYKVKKPVNFGFLDYTTLSARKFFCYEELRLNRQLAPELYLDVLPITEERGRLRLGGQGKVVDYCVKMQALPQSAIMTERLKNGQVTFEQIDEIARLVARFHQQAERGEEISRYGSSEIIRLNWDENFAQTLDFIGRTISRRAFDEIRSLVERFISGHREVFRQRRRQGFVRRCHGDLHSKNIFLADRTYIFDCIEFNPRFSCSDVASEIAFMAMDLDFHQRHDLANFFVERYWALTGDQGMLGLLRFYQCYRAYVRGKVTGFQLNDPGVPADIRRQAQLTARRYFDLALRYARLLEAKPFLVVFAGLPGVGKSFLARHFAARTLAMHLLSDSIRKQLCGIPVSARRFDGYGRGIYAPEVSQRTYDELFHRAEVFLVGGISVVLDATFTGEESRQRCRELADRLGVKLLMVLVDCPERTVISRLRRRANQAGFSDANLEIYRIMKERFKPPRSSPGLLRIDSRQPVRRSLEQIERRLNRI from the coding sequence GTGAAAGAACTGGAAGTGGTTGCCGATCCGACGATTCAGAGTCGGGTACAGGAGTTACTCCAGCCCCGGTTTTACGGTTCCGGAGTCCGGCGGGTAAAACTGATTCAGACCCACACCTCCTGGGTTTTCATCGCCGGCGAGTTTGCCTACAAGGTGAAGAAGCCGGTAAACTTCGGGTTTCTGGACTATACCACCCTTTCAGCACGGAAATTTTTCTGCTACGAGGAGCTGCGGTTGAACCGGCAGCTGGCGCCCGAGCTTTACCTTGATGTTCTGCCGATTACAGAAGAAAGGGGAAGATTGAGGCTGGGCGGTCAGGGAAAGGTGGTTGACTACTGTGTGAAGATGCAGGCGCTGCCCCAGTCGGCAATCATGACTGAAAGGCTGAAAAATGGTCAGGTGACCTTTGAACAGATTGACGAAATTGCCCGGCTCGTTGCCCGCTTTCACCAGCAGGCGGAGCGGGGCGAGGAGATCAGCCGTTACGGTTCAAGCGAGATCATCAGACTGAACTGGGATGAGAACTTCGCCCAGACACTGGATTTTATCGGCAGGACGATCAGCCGGCGGGCTTTTGACGAAATCAGAAGCCTGGTGGAGCGGTTTATCAGCGGGCACCGGGAGGTTTTCCGGCAGCGGCGGCGCCAGGGGTTTGTGCGCCGGTGCCATGGTGATCTGCACTCGAAAAACATCTTTCTTGCTGACCGGACCTACATCTTTGACTGCATTGAGTTCAACCCCCGGTTTTCCTGTTCGGATGTTGCGTCGGAGATCGCCTTCATGGCGATGGACTTGGACTTTCATCAGCGGCATGACCTGGCGAATTTCTTTGTTGAGCGCTACTGGGCGCTCACCGGGGATCAGGGCATGCTCGGTCTGCTCCGATTTTATCAATGTTATCGTGCCTATGTCCGGGGCAAGGTTACGGGTTTTCAGCTGAATGATCCTGGTGTGCCGGCTGATATCCGGCGGCAGGCGCAATTAACTGCCCGGCGCTATTTTGACTTGGCGCTACGCTATGCCCGGCTGCTGGAGGCAAAGCCGTTTCTGGTTGTTTTCGCCGGTCTGCCCGGTGTGGGCAAGAGTTTTCTTGCCCGGCACTTTGCCGCCCGGACACTGGCGATGCATCTGCTTTCCGATTCAATCCGCAAGCAGCTTTGCGGTATTCCGGTCAGCGCACGCCGGTTTGACGGCTACGGCAGGGGGATATATGCGCCCGAGGTGAGCCAGCGAACGTATGATGAACTTTTCCACCGGGCTGAGGTATTTCTCGTTGGAGGAATCAGTGTGGTGCTGGATGCCACTTTTACCGGCGAAGAGAGCCGGCAGCGCTGCCGGGAACTGGCAGACCGGCTCGGGGTTAAGCTTCTGATGGTGCTCGTTGACTGTCCGGAGCGGACGGTAATTTCCCGGCTGCGACGCCGGGCAAACCAGGCCGGATTTTCTGATGCCAATCTGGAGATTTACCGGATTATGAAGGAAAGGTTCAAGCCACCCCGCTCCAGTCCGGGGCTTCTGAGGATTGACAGTCGGCAGCCGGTGCGCCGGTCACTTGAGCAGATTGAGCGCCGGCTGAACCGGATTTGA
- a CDS encoding UDP-2,3-diacylglucosamine diphosphatase: MSGHYFISDAHVGSRQPEAERRLAEFLASLRGRAAALYILGDLFEFWFEYQRVIPKSGLRVLTLLAELRSSGTGVFLLRGNHDVWFRGFLQQELGLEGFRDEMSIEIEGRRVFVTHGDVLDRNFIPRVFRCLMRSRINGALFSLLHPDIGIGLARYIARRSREQGAKPALVTALREFARCKIADGYQVVIMGHSHIPERVEFPGGVYLNVGDWLRNFTYGLLENGTVRLERL, from the coding sequence TTGAGCGGTCATTACTTCATCTCGGACGCCCATGTGGGTTCGCGTCAGCCCGAAGCCGAACGCCGGCTGGCTGAGTTTCTTGCCAGTCTCAGAGGCCGGGCAGCGGCGCTTTATATCCTCGGTGATCTGTTTGAGTTCTGGTTTGAGTATCAGCGGGTGATTCCCAAGTCCGGGCTCAGGGTGCTTACACTGCTGGCGGAACTACGGAGTTCAGGCACGGGAGTTTTTCTGCTCCGGGGCAATCACGATGTCTGGTTTCGCGGATTTCTTCAGCAGGAGCTGGGGCTGGAGGGTTTCCGGGATGAAATGAGCATTGAGATTGAGGGCAGGCGGGTGTTTGTAACCCATGGTGATGTGCTGGACCGAAATTTCATTCCGCGGGTTTTCCGGTGCCTGATGCGCAGCCGGATTAACGGTGCCCTGTTTTCGCTTCTCCATCCGGATATCGGGATCGGGCTTGCCCGCTATATCGCCCGCCGGAGCCGGGAGCAGGGAGCAAAACCGGCGCTGGTGACAGCGCTGCGGGAGTTTGCCCGGTGCAAGATTGCTGATGGTTATCAGGTGGTGATCATGGGTCATTCCCATATTCCGGAGCGGGTTGAGTTTCCGGGCGGAGTCTATCTGAATGTCGGTGACTGGCTCAGAAATTTCACCTACGGACTGTTGGAAAACGGGACGGTGCGGCTGGAGCGGTTATGA
- a CDS encoding nucleoside recognition domain-containing protein: protein MKDLLQTAGLGVFRGVRAFLKLMSIVVPVYTFVTLLKYTPVLAAFARLMAPFMKFFRLPGEAAMALILGNFINIYASLGAITALKISGAQLTVLSLMILLSHSQILETAVFFQIRAQWWLLWLIRLLLSFAAGFGLATLIVPAGAGYGSNAVDFSALQHRFVPVPALKSWALGLGSTGIKMLAVLVGIFLMLELARRYGVLERMLAGLQRVLKFMGYSRDAGMPWLAGNVFGIVFGAGLIVESVKESRLTPKQVTLVATFLALCHGLFEDTAIFLVLGANLFWIVVPRVVLAVLVTWVLNRILKDAPVLTGAGLKG, encoded by the coding sequence ATGAAGGATTTGCTCCAGACTGCCGGGCTGGGTGTTTTCCGTGGGGTGCGGGCGTTTCTGAAGCTGATGAGTATTGTAGTACCGGTCTATACCTTTGTCACTCTGCTTAAGTATACACCGGTGCTTGCCGCCTTTGCCCGGTTGATGGCACCGTTCATGAAGTTCTTCCGGTTGCCGGGTGAGGCGGCAATGGCGCTGATTCTAGGGAATTTTATCAATATCTATGCCTCACTGGGAGCTATCACCGCCCTGAAAATTTCCGGTGCCCAGCTGACGGTTTTGAGCCTGATGATTCTTTTATCTCATTCACAGATTCTTGAGACTGCGGTTTTCTTTCAGATCCGGGCACAGTGGTGGCTTCTATGGCTGATCCGGTTGCTGCTTTCATTTGCCGCCGGGTTCGGGCTGGCAACGCTGATTGTTCCGGCAGGAGCAGGTTACGGCAGTAATGCGGTGGATTTTTCCGCCCTGCAGCATCGGTTTGTGCCGGTGCCAGCGTTAAAGTCCTGGGCACTCGGACTCGGCAGTACGGGTATCAAGATGCTGGCGGTGCTGGTCGGTATCTTTCTGATGCTGGAGCTGGCACGGCGCTACGGGGTGCTGGAGCGGATGCTTGCCGGGCTGCAGCGGGTTCTCAAGTTTATGGGCTATAGTCGGGATGCGGGAATGCCCTGGCTTGCCGGGAATGTGTTCGGTATCGTTTTCGGGGCAGGACTGATCGTGGAATCGGTAAAGGAGAGCAGACTTACCCCCAAGCAGGTGACGCTGGTGGCAACATTTCTGGCGCTGTGCCACGGTCTGTTTGAGGATACCGCTATCTTTCTGGTGCTGGGGGCAAACCTGTTTTGGATCGTTGTTCCCCGAGTTGTGCTGGCAGTGCTGGTGACTTGGGTGCTGAACCGGATTTTGAAGGATGCCCCGGTGTTGACAGGTGCAGGACTGAAGGGATAA